The following coding sequences are from one Euwallacea fornicatus isolate EFF26 chromosome 8, ASM4011564v1, whole genome shotgun sequence window:
- the LOC136340489 gene encoding uncharacterized protein yields MRRYSICVIVVLLCVGFVMSKPSPKENEEAVELVPAPENVENVDASSSTKTKRGAYGGFGYGFGSYYPYSFGHYPYGHYGGGYYGHYPYVSLGYGLHHGYGWYW; encoded by the exons ATGAGAAGATACTCG ATCTGCGTCATTGTCGTTTTGCTATGCGTGGGCTTCGTAATGTCCAAGCCCTCGCCCAAAGAAAATGAAGAAGCTGTAGAACTGGTACCTGCACCGGAAAATGTGGAGAATGTCGACGCCTCATCTTCGACGAAAACGAAAAGAGGAGCTTATGGAGGATTCGGTTATGGCTTTGGGAGTTATTATCCCTACAGTTTTGGACATTATCCTTACG GGCACTACGGAGGTGGGTACTATGGGCATTACCCCTATGTGTCCTTGGGCTATGGACTGCATCATGGATATGGTTGGTACTGGTAA
- the Daao1 gene encoding D-aspartate oxidase, giving the protein MHTGCLSAECPLEVFRERRMLKNHNLNRININSQATSDKYVYSDFQVRNGTLSSKMSDLKIGVLGAGVVGATTALELQKRYRNAKIDIIANEFFENTTSYVAAGVFRPGTSFSGPNEDITEKWMRDSYDYWDDLRRSREGINAGVIELSGYIFSSQYPEIVRNRFLEKVCPVYRAATPSELTLCPGNWKYGSFFTTVLTQSSYYIPWTLNQFKSNGGLVLNRKIESLDQVGLNYDVIVNCTGLGAKFLCDDHQMVPIRGQVTKVKAPWLKTFFYGDLDTYIIPGVDSVTLGGCRQYESWDTSVNKYDILRIREQCEALLPSLKGAKVIEHRVGLRPHRNVVRVEKETRKFNGKSIKIVHNYGHGGYGVTTAPGTALYACELVQEILAGNSKL; this is encoded by the exons atgcatacagggtgtctctcaGCTGAGTGCCCGTTAGAAGTATTTCGAGAACGACGAATgctaaaaaatcacaatttg AATAGAATAAACATAAACAGCCAAGCAACAAGTGATAAGTACGTGTATTCGGATTTTCAAGTGCGTAATGGAACTTTGTCGTCCAAGATGAGTGACTTAAAAATAGGAGTGTTAGGTGCCGGAGTTGTAGGAGCTACCACAGCTTTAGAACTGCAAAAGCGCTACAGAAATGCCAAGATCGATATCATTGCTAACGAATTCTTCGAAAACACTACCAGCTACGTGGCCGCGGGCGTATTTCGGCCTGGCACCAGTTTTAGTGGGCCCAATGAAGATATCACAGA AAAATGGATGAGAGATTCATACGACTATTGGGACGATCTGCGCAGATCTAGAGAAGGCATCAATGCTGGAGTCATTGAGCTTTCTGGCTACATATTTTCAAGCCAATATCCCGAAATTGTCAGG AACCGATTTTTGGAGAAAGTTTGCCCGGTCTACCGAGCTGCAACACCCAGTGAGCTAACCTTGTGCCCCGGAAATTGGAAATACGGCTCGTTTTTCACCACAGTCCTCACTCAGTCCAGCTATTACATACCATGGACTTTAAACCAATTCAAGAGCAACGGAGGACTGGTGCTGAATCGGAAAATCGAGAGTTTGGATCAAGTGGGGTTAAACTATGACGTTATCGTAAATTGCACCGGCTTGGGTGCGAAATTTCTATGCGATGACCACCAAATGGTACCGATCAGAGGGCAAGTCACAAAG GTAAAGGCCCCATGGTTGAAAACTTTCTTCTATGGAGATTTGGACACCTACATTATTCCAGGGGTGGATTCTGTCACCTTGGGAGGGTGCAGGCAGTACGAGTCCTGGGACACCAGTGTAAATAAGTACGACATCCTAAGGATCAGGGAGCAATGTGAGGCTTTGTTGCCCAGTCTTAAGGGGGCGAAAGTTATTGAACATAGAGTGGGGCTGAGACCTCATAGAAATGTTGTTAGG GTTGAGAAGGAAACAAGGAAATTTAATGGCAAAAGCATTAAAATAGTGCATAATTACGGCCACGGAGGTTATGGGGTGACGACGGCCCCTGGAACGGCGCTATATGCTTGTGAATTGGTGCAAGAGATTCTGGCTGGGAACAGTAAATTGTAG